CATCCATGTTATTATGGGTTCAGTTTCTGTAAAATCCATCTGAGATGGCTTCATCTGAGGTGTAGTTGATTGATGCAGACTGTAAGACTTGCCATGAACATCTCCACTGCTGTCAGTTTCAGAGTCTCCTGAACCAAGGTATTCTGTTATTTTCATGCTGGTAACCATTGGGGTAGTTGTTGTATAATCAAAAGCAGCTGCTGGGAGGTCAGCTATTGCAAGGCCTTGAAGATGTTCTGGTGAGAAGCACACAATATTCTCTGCATCAGCAAACAGACTTCTTTGGCGCTGAATCCAGTCTTGAAGCCACTTCAGCTTCAGATCACATCGCCAAGGATTCTGTGAGAGTTGGATGACCTGGAGATGTGGGAAGTAGCGTGGTAGGTCCAGTTCCAAAGTCTCTAGCTGGTTGTCCATAAGATTCAGGGTTTGGAGATTGTAGAGAGACTGGACAGTCTCCTTAGATCCCATTATGTTTTTAGCCAAGGAGGGGCTAAACCGTAGGTCAAGCTTTTTCATGAATGGAATGTCTCGGAAGAAGTTTCCTTGAAGAATGGGTTCTGTGTCTTCCACAAAGGACAAATCCAGCTCCTCTAAGCTCTGGAGGCCAGCTGCAAATCTAGTGGCAATGTGCATGATAGGATTTCTTCCAACATCTAGAATAGTCAGGTTTCTCAGACCAGAGAAGGTTCCATCCTTCAGCTCGGCAAGGAGATTGCTGCTAAGGTACAACTTCTGCAGAGAGCCCAGACTTGAAAAGGTGTATGGACTCAAACTGCTGATTTTGTTGCCTTTCAAAGACAGCAGTTGAAGTTTGGACAGGCTAGCAAAGTCATGGTTGCTGATAGTTGTAATAGCATTCTTATCTATACACACAATTTGTACACTTGGTGGAAGAGGGGATGGAAATATGGTCAAATTGTTTCCATTCAGCCAGAGCTGTTGCAGATGAGCTATGGGTAGAAGGGATCCAGGTTCAATGTCAGAAATATAATTCTCATCAAGAATTATAATTCCCAAATAACGAGTCTTCTGGAATGAATTCTTGGCTATCCTTGTAATATTGTTTTGGCCTAGCTGCAAATACCTGGTTGCCCAAGGTAACCCATCAGGAACTGCCTGTAGGCTGCAGTTTGTCAAGTCCAGATATGATAGATGAACATTTTGCTTGAGAATGTTGTCAATATTTCTCAGTGGGTTGTCACGCAGGGTCAGGTAGGAGAGCTCTTTTAAACCATCAAAAGCAGTTGGGCTAATGTAAGATATCTTATTTTCAGATAGCATTAAATAGATAAGTTTAGAGAGTGGGGCGAAGGCAGAGTCTGTCAGATTTGTCAAAGCGTTCTTGCTCAGAACAAGTCGTGTCAGGCTGGGGATGTTGTCAAATGCACCATCAATTGATATCAGTTGATTCTCAGTTACATCCAAGATGTTCAGATTGGGAAGGTTCACAAAGGCATCTTTTTTCAAAGACGTTAGTAAATTGGACCCCAGTTGAAGGTGCTTAAGGCTAGGCAGATTGCTGAAGGCATGATCAGGGAGAGCTGTAAGCCTGTTGTAGCGGAGAATGATCTCCTGAAGGTTCGACAGGTTTTGGAATCTGCTGGCATCTAGGCTTTCAATGTGGTTGTGTTGAAGGTCAAGGTATACAACATTTGAAGGTATGTCCTGAGGAATTTCTGTCAGCTCTCTTCCATAGCAGTTCACTTTGTTGCCATCACAGGTGCAGGCAGCAGGACAGCCTTGTGAAAGTGTTGCAGCCTTCAGAAGCACCATGAAAACTGAGAATacctgcaagtggcatctggcCATGATGATACTCAACCAGGTCTATTGGTGACAGTTGGTTTAGCTTGAAGTTTGTGATGGTAAATTTTACCACCGCCTGTTTTGATGATTAAGTGACTGTCACTAATACTAACAAGTAAATTGGCTTCTTGTAGCTTTTATGGCTTGAACTGTGTTTATAAAAGCGTGAGATCTGGAGAGGATAAAATACACACTTACTTCTAGAGAAAAGTTCATTACTGCACAGATGTATGACACCTCTTTCCTTGTCTCTTGTCCCTGAAGAACCACATTTCTTTCACATTCCTTACATGAAGACAGAATTGTCTACAGTATTTGCTTCCCATGTGGAgtctttttatttgctgttttttttcacagtttttttttctagctacTCCTTATTTTCAGTGTCACAGACTGCATTTGTTTAGGACATTGACAAACAAGATCTAGAGCTTTTCATGGTGCGCATTTGTTATCCACACTGCCATATTTTGAGTGGCATGATTCTGATTCCTTGGTAGAAATAAGCCCCCAATCATGAAACTACcatatgatataaaataaatgtttatgctttttctttctatccctTACTCATGTCTTTGCAACATGCATTACAAATAGACTTATTTACATTTGTCATGCCTTTTGTCTTTGCATGCatatgtttggttttgtttgttttcttttaagaaaaatcaGATTTACTCATGTATAAAGTATGAATGCATTCTTGGTTATTGTGGAAAGAAAGTTTCATTTGGACTACCCCTCCCTCCACTTTCTTCTGCTCACCACCTGCTCCATTTGTGTGATTTTaacccctctctctcacaagcaTACTTGCTTACAagcatatgtgcatgtgtgactAAGCACTTTCATCTCATGTCCATTGATGTGGACAAATACGgtaagaagaaagaggagggaTGGGGGATGGTCTATGATGCTGGCAGACACAGAGACtgagaaaacaagaagagaCAGGAAGCCCAAACTTGCTTCTCACTTAAGTTGGGAGGAAGTGATTGGGGCCAGAGAGCTGCTATCAGATTCCAGGCTTCTTTAACCGCTGACCCCACCTGATCTGTGCTCACTCTCCTGCATAGCATTTGAACTTCTTTTTGGTAGTGTAATAGCTACTAAATTACACTCTACGACCATGTGTATATGGTCAGattgaaacaataaaatgttccaCAAAGTATGGTTAGCACCTGTAAGTTAACAGCACATTGAGAAGATTAGGGAAAAAACTCGACCTCCCTCTCTTCCCCAAGggaaaaagcaaggaaaaactaaaatgttaatatacaaataaatatgctGTAGACCTCAGTGCTTGAGATCTAAGTAAAGCCACTTGTTAGGGTTTTGTTAATCCCATGTCAGTGAAGACAAAACAATGCTACACTCTATTTCAAGAAGCAGTTGGCACAGCAATGCTTTGGTCATGCGGTAATACAGAATCATTGTTCCCAAAGTTTTCTGGGCTTCCTCCAGTGTTTATGCACCACCACCCCTTCCTGCATGGGTTGTGTTGACCTGAAGCCCTGGCACTAAGTGgcagatatttttattctcacTGATTTTCACATAGCCACAGAGCATTGTCAAGGACTGGCACTTCCGAGTTAGGCTGGGGACAGTAGATCTCGGGAAGTTGGCCGCTTATAGTTATTATGAAAACGAGACTTTGAAATCTTCTAGCGTTCTCAGAGTCAATTGTTTGGCAGTTTAGAAGACTTTGGTGATTCATTTGTTTACTGgtattatatttacattgtcaGAGAGCTCTAACATTTTAGTCGTGGTGTCAGATACTCACACTGAGTCATTACAATTTGATATACTTGagttaataatttttcttctgtgttttagtgtttgcttgggtttttttttccattttaacaTTTGCATTTTTGGAAG
The Pomacea canaliculata isolate SZHN2017 linkage group LG2, ASM307304v1, whole genome shotgun sequence genome window above contains:
- the LOC112557087 gene encoding uncharacterized protein LOC112557087, with the translated sequence MARCHLQVFSVFMVLLKAATLSQGCPAACTCDGNKVNCYGRELTEIPQDIPSNVVYLDLQHNHIESLDASRFQNLSNLQEIILRYNRLTALPDHAFSNLPSLKHLQLGSNLLTSLKKDAFVNLPNLNILDVTENQLISIDGAFDNIPSLTRLVLSKNALTNLTDSAFAPLSKLIYLMLSENKISYISPTAFDGLKELSYLTLRDNPLRNIDNILKQNVHLSYLDLTNCSLQAVPDGLPWATRYLQLGQNNITRIAKNSFQKTRYLGIIILDENYISDIEPGSLLPIAHLQQLWLNGNNLTIFPSPLPPSVQIVCIDKNAITTISNHDFASLSKLQLLSLKGNKISSLSPYTFSSLGSLQKLYLSSNLLAELKDGTFSGLRNLTILDVGRNPIMHIATRFAAGLQSLEELDLSFVEDTEPILQGNFFRDIPFMKKLDLRFSPSLAKNIMGSKETVQSLYNLQTLNLMDNQLETLELDLPRYFPHLQVIQLSQNPWRCDLKLKWLQDWIQRQRSLFADAENIVCFSPEHLQGLAIADLPAAAFDYTTTTPMVTSMKITEYLGSGDSETDSSGDVHGKSYSLHQSTTPQMKPSQMDFTETEPIITWMSSTQTPDTQVTEHFSATQKSSTTATTEISLPANETLTTKGLPSSSRTSDKVSTIVSTAIRDQNATVTMFKVTSVETPSKKSSTFSATFSKSQSIPVLTTAEQSKLSVKPVTGAETTINNPLTSPTSVVMTFLHSKVTTTPASRELPWISSQNPHTNFTNESNTAGMSSTETSPHTVGASSTRKNTLASTIRTTTKVSAKATTSTTFSDRTDQDAATGESSHQKSTIQPEALPSTVQSSSTASSAAHFNQTSSNMSQTSQRQSQRSEGLATISLPASGVPEVITESSSTSTATMSNIIPSLTSTIQMDTNSPLSNIPSIRPNNNRMPSLSEASSNTRMIITATSITILCLIITLLLAAFLRRHRGKIKRLYHHAMSYTIETSDTAFVLSDQDEPDMLSERSFMGQRSQSDVGSTGSRPSVDTIQESDTAINGFGWSKLE